A window from Hymenobacter volaticus encodes these proteins:
- the rsfS gene encoding ribosome silencing factor produces the protein MKSTLVRQDSDKLAEVVVRGMQEKKALDIVVMNLKELKNAVADYFIVCSASSDTQIDAIARSVEEEVEKLTGQNPWQTEGRMNREWVLLDYVDVVVHVFLRDRRQFYALEELWGDAEIRYIEEETVSAR, from the coding sequence ATGAAAAGTACCCTGGTTCGGCAGGATTCGGACAAGTTGGCAGAGGTAGTAGTACGTGGTATGCAGGAAAAAAAGGCCCTGGATATCGTCGTGATGAATCTCAAAGAGTTAAAAAATGCTGTAGCTGATTATTTTATTGTCTGCTCAGCTTCGTCAGATACCCAAATCGACGCTATTGCGCGTTCGGTAGAGGAGGAAGTAGAAAAACTTACGGGCCAAAACCCTTGGCAAACCGAGGGCCGAATGAACCGCGAATGGGTGCTGCTCGACTATGTGGACGTAGTAGTTCACGTGTTTCTGCGCGACCGTCGGCAGTTCTACGCCTTGGAAGAGCTGTGGGGAGATGCAGAAATCCGCTATATAGAGGAAGAAACTGTATCGGCTCGATAA
- a CDS encoding biotin--[acetyl-CoA-carboxylase] ligase, which translates to MEALSPQTLFTGQQVVSLPECASTNTEAQNLIYRNRATDGCVVITDKQTAGRGQRGNRWEAAPGENLTLSVVWRPSFLPAPDQFLLSQAVALAVHDWAETLLGPDPALRVKWPNDIFFGDRKLGGILIENTLSGTMIQHSIVGIGMNINQREFQVPTATSFSALTGRAYGLAPLASRLLEHLERRYLQLRSGRLAAIRHDYCQVLYRRQQPHLYEVDGRQIIGEIVDVDEAGRLALSIGGQIRHFDLKQIRYVL; encoded by the coding sequence GTGGAGGCTCTTTCCCCCCAAACGTTATTCACGGGTCAACAAGTGGTTTCGTTGCCCGAATGTGCCTCCACCAACACGGAAGCACAGAATCTTATTTACAGAAACCGCGCCACCGACGGCTGCGTGGTAATAACCGACAAACAGACTGCCGGCCGAGGCCAGCGGGGCAACCGCTGGGAGGCTGCTCCCGGCGAAAACCTAACGCTGTCGGTGGTGTGGCGCCCTAGCTTCCTGCCTGCTCCCGACCAGTTTTTGCTTAGCCAAGCGGTAGCGCTGGCTGTGCATGACTGGGCAGAAACTTTGCTCGGCCCCGACCCCGCGCTTCGGGTGAAGTGGCCGAACGATATTTTCTTTGGTGACCGCAAGCTAGGGGGCATCTTGATTGAAAACACGCTTAGCGGCACAATGATTCAGCATAGCATAGTAGGAATTGGAATGAATATAAATCAGCGCGAATTTCAGGTGCCCACGGCCACCTCGTTTAGCGCGCTGACGGGCCGTGCTTATGGGCTGGCGCCGTTGGCCAGCCGGTTGCTCGAACATCTGGAACGGCGCTACCTGCAGCTACGCTCCGGCCGCCTCGCCGCTATTCGCCACGACTACTGCCAGGTGCTTTACCGCCGCCAGCAACCGCATTTATATGAAGTGGATGGTCGTCAGATCATCGGCGAAATTGTGGATGTTGACGAGGCTGGTCGGCTTGCCTTGTCCATCGGTGGCCAAATTCGCCATTTTGATTTAAAACAAATTCGCTACGTCTTGTAG
- a CDS encoding cupredoxin domain-containing protein, translating to MKISTRLVGFMSLMLASFSTYAATVVVMVGVTVGGNPNNFSPKNVTIRPGDEVRWEWVSGVHPSVADDGTSFAPFNVSANTPATRGPFNAVGTINYHCQPHSFQATPGGRGKVWLAASR from the coding sequence ATGAAAATTTCTACTCGCTTAGTTGGATTTATGAGCCTCATGTTGGCTTCTTTTTCAACTTATGCAGCTACGGTTGTGGTGATGGTGGGTGTCACAGTTGGCGGCAACCCGAATAACTTCTCGCCAAAGAACGTTACCATCCGCCCCGGTGATGAGGTTCGGTGGGAATGGGTTTCGGGCGTCCACCCGAGCGTAGCGGATGACGGAACTTCCTTCGCGCCCTTCAACGTAAGCGCAAATACTCCTGCTACTCGTGGCCCTTTCAATGCGGTAGGTACCATCAATTACCACTGTCAGCCACATTCATTTCAAGCTACTCCCGGGGGCCGTGGGAAGGTATGGTTGGCAGCATCACGGTGA
- a CDS encoding T9SS type A sorting domain-containing protein, whose translation MVGSITVTNTPQASLNAKAAGVALNVYPNPSKGLVVVTLNQKVGPEYKLRLSNVLGREIRSFALRTEASNTGMPLNLSDLPAGMYFYSLVLNDKVVSTKRFVLQN comes from the coding sequence ATGGTTGGCAGCATCACGGTGACCAATACACCGCAAGCTTCGCTCAATGCCAAGGCAGCCGGAGTTGCGCTAAACGTGTATCCTAACCCAAGCAAAGGCTTGGTGGTTGTGACATTGAACCAGAAAGTAGGACCTGAATATAAGTTACGCCTGTCCAATGTGCTGGGCCGGGAAATCCGCTCGTTTGCCTTGCGCACAGAAGCTTCTAATACCGGAATGCCACTCAACTTGTCGGACTTGCCAGCGGGCATGTATTTCTATAGCTTGGTGCTAAACGATAAAGTAGTGTCTACGAAGCGGTTCGTGTTGCAGAACTGA
- a CDS encoding protein O-mannosyl-transferase family, whose translation MFSLFSFGDVTKVSVLINALSGLSSSFTVLFLFWTITILAKKLVLHHSGR comes from the coding sequence TTGTTTTCGCTGTTTTCCTTTGGCGACGTAACTAAGGTTTCGGTACTGATCAACGCGCTGTCAGGGCTGAGTAGCTCGTTTACGGTGCTGTTCCTGTTCTGGACCATTACCATTTTGGCCAAAAAGCTAGTACTGCACCACTCGGGGCGGTAG
- a CDS encoding glycosyltransferase family 117 protein, whose amino-acid sequence MGSGVVGALSFAFSDSFWFNAVEGEVYAMSSLFTAAVVWIMLKWENRAHESDSDKWLILIAYVIGLSIGVHLLNLLAVPALAFIYYYRRTQNPTTWGGIVTLVLSLVLVGLVMVGIIPGLPSLAGGFEVFFVNSMGLPFNSGIVIFLLLFVGLLVLGFRYSVQKRNRLLNTAMLSLVFILIGYSSYLIVPIRSSYHPTINENNPEDVLSFVSYLKREQYGDRPLLYGPQFNARPVRYEEGAPRYVREGNKYVVAEKRQVVVYDDADKMLLPRIYSPQPEHIYNYQKWVDIQEGVKPTMGQNLSFLFRYQMGHQFWRYFLWNYVGRESDIQQSGGLWPWQASNAGVPERMADSKARNNFFAIPLILGLIGLFYQSRRDSRNALIVGLLFVFTGLAIVVYLNQPPIEPRERDYTFTGATYAFAIWIGLSVLGLAELLRSVLKADSGRAIAATVIGLLAPVLLLAQGWNDHDRSGRYNSVDSAKNLLNSLQPNAILFTNGDNDTFPLWYAQEVEGVRTDVRVAVLSYLNTDWYIQQMKNRSYKSQPLPISMPADRYKQGTNDYLPFAENPAVKQINLKEFIGLVRENSDLLKVSYDESGPSMMSFPSPNFYLDVDTTAVEQLGIVPKDRRKQLVTRMEWNMGKGAIEKKNLVILDMLATNNWKRPIYFSSTVAGGDFMNMQPYFQLEGMAYRVLPIKDPNYQPRGDEGYVAKDLMYESLMKKFAYRGLNDPGVFYDENNLRFPANYRDKFARLANAYLAEGNKAKAKEVLDKCFAAMPDASIPYDYYAPQFVPALVAVGEQSRANDIMDKMISRAQVALPYYQTHNPALFDMENQTYLLSVQSVYRAAEQIGDKGRASKALEILNQYYPRQ is encoded by the coding sequence TTGGGCTCGGGAGTAGTAGGTGCTTTGTCGTTTGCCTTCTCCGATTCATTCTGGTTCAACGCGGTTGAAGGCGAGGTGTACGCCATGTCGTCGCTGTTTACGGCGGCCGTTGTCTGGATCATGCTGAAGTGGGAAAACCGCGCCCACGAATCAGATTCCGATAAGTGGCTGATCTTGATTGCCTACGTAATTGGCCTCTCCATTGGGGTACACTTGCTGAACTTGCTGGCCGTGCCGGCACTAGCGTTCATTTACTACTACCGCCGCACGCAAAACCCCACAACTTGGGGTGGCATTGTCACGCTGGTACTGAGTCTTGTGCTCGTAGGCTTGGTGATGGTCGGTATTATTCCTGGCCTGCCTTCCCTGGCTGGCGGATTCGAAGTGTTCTTTGTGAACAGTATGGGGCTGCCCTTTAACTCGGGCATTGTCATTTTCCTGCTGCTGTTTGTGGGCTTGCTGGTGCTAGGCTTCCGCTATTCTGTTCAGAAGCGCAACCGCCTGCTCAACACCGCCATGCTTAGCTTGGTGTTTATCTTGATTGGCTACTCCAGCTACCTGATTGTTCCGATTCGGAGCAGCTACCACCCCACCATCAACGAAAACAACCCTGAGGATGTGCTCAGCTTCGTGAGCTACCTCAAGCGTGAGCAGTACGGCGACCGGCCGCTGCTCTACGGCCCACAATTCAATGCTCGTCCCGTCCGCTACGAGGAAGGTGCTCCGCGCTATGTGCGCGAAGGCAACAAGTATGTGGTAGCCGAAAAGCGCCAAGTTGTGGTGTACGATGACGCCGACAAAATGCTGCTGCCCCGCATTTATAGCCCGCAGCCAGAGCATATCTACAATTACCAGAAATGGGTTGATATTCAGGAAGGTGTGAAGCCCACAATGGGCCAAAACCTCTCGTTCTTGTTCCGGTATCAAATGGGCCACCAGTTCTGGCGTTATTTCCTCTGGAACTATGTGGGCCGGGAAAGCGACATTCAGCAGTCTGGTGGGCTGTGGCCTTGGCAGGCCAGCAATGCTGGTGTACCAGAACGTATGGCTGACAGCAAAGCCCGCAACAATTTCTTTGCTATTCCGCTCATTTTGGGCTTAATCGGCTTGTTCTATCAATCGCGTCGAGACTCGCGCAACGCCCTAATTGTGGGGCTGTTGTTCGTGTTCACGGGTTTGGCCATTGTGGTTTACCTCAACCAGCCGCCCATCGAGCCGCGCGAGCGTGACTACACCTTCACTGGGGCCACCTACGCCTTCGCTATCTGGATAGGCTTAAGCGTGCTAGGCTTGGCTGAACTCCTACGCTCGGTACTAAAAGCCGATTCTGGTCGGGCTATAGCCGCTACTGTGATCGGCTTGTTGGCTCCGGTTCTACTGCTAGCACAGGGCTGGAACGACCACGACCGGTCGGGCCGCTACAACTCCGTAGATTCCGCCAAGAACTTATTGAACTCACTGCAGCCTAACGCCATTCTGTTCACCAACGGCGATAACGACACCTTCCCGCTCTGGTATGCGCAGGAAGTGGAAGGTGTGCGTACCGATGTGCGAGTAGCCGTATTGAGCTACCTGAACACCGACTGGTATATCCAGCAGATGAAGAACCGCTCGTATAAGTCGCAGCCGCTGCCTATCTCCATGCCGGCCGACCGGTATAAGCAAGGCACCAACGACTACTTGCCTTTCGCCGAGAATCCTGCCGTTAAGCAAATTAACTTGAAGGAGTTCATTGGACTCGTGCGCGAAAACAGCGACTTGTTGAAGGTGTCGTACGACGAAAGCGGCCCCTCCATGATGTCGTTCCCAAGCCCAAACTTCTACCTCGACGTGGACACGACGGCAGTAGAGCAACTCGGCATTGTTCCGAAAGACCGGCGCAAACAACTCGTGACGCGCATGGAATGGAACATGGGTAAAGGCGCTATCGAAAAGAAGAACCTGGTTATTCTGGATATGCTGGCCACCAACAATTGGAAACGGCCCATCTACTTCTCCAGCACCGTGGCCGGCGGTGACTTCATGAACATGCAGCCTTACTTCCAACTGGAAGGTATGGCCTACCGGGTATTGCCTATCAAAGACCCCAACTACCAACCCCGCGGCGACGAGGGCTACGTAGCAAAGGACTTGATGTATGAGAGCTTGATGAAGAAGTTCGCTTACCGCGGCCTCAATGATCCGGGTGTGTTCTACGACGAAAACAACTTGCGCTTCCCGGCTAATTACCGCGACAAATTCGCTCGCTTGGCCAACGCGTATTTAGCCGAAGGCAACAAGGCAAAAGCTAAAGAGGTGCTTGACAAGTGCTTTGCTGCCATGCCCGACGCGAGCATTCCGTACGACTATTATGCGCCGCAATTTGTGCCAGCCTTGGTAGCAGTAGGCGAGCAAAGCCGCGCCAACGACATCATGGACAAGATGATTAGTCGTGCTCAGGTGGCGCTACCTTACTACCAGACGCACAACCCAGCGTTGTTTGACATGGAAAATCAGACCTATTTGCTGAGCGTGCAGAGCGTGTACCGCGCCGCCGAACAGATTGGCGATAAGGGCCGCGCTAGCAAGGCGCTGGAGATATTAAATCAGTATTATCCGCGGCAATAG
- a CDS encoding GWxTD domain-containing protein has product MPFFMKGYLLLLLLLVGFLPASAQKREFSDQYRIDRRVQLDTRREGDSLRVYLRFPNGNTVQQGQPLRIAAWPTYDARRPLWTDTVRHFARRIRPDGTAARVDFCLPIAKLTSGTVLSMACAPAAEAATGDAAWLPLTSSLLSRPYLLTDTLGTPLMRRSVRAGEVFYVDRYGQDLPVLVRQYAAPFVPSLPPHANPASQSSTSPTLSVSDSLAFAAGLPVVLPKAGLYTVRLAGERGVMGILVTDEDYPELTTADELIQPLVYLTTSAERKKLYDAPNPKRAVDQFWLNAATGQQAIARQAIRTYYGRTKAANQLFVAHKAGWMTDRGMLYIAIGPPDAVYRTAQEERWVYHGTDNGASSAYTFRWKPSTFAPEHYELVRRPEYERLWYAAVEQWRKATTTALGR; this is encoded by the coding sequence ATGCCGTTTTTCATGAAAGGTTATTTGCTACTGTTGCTGTTGTTAGTGGGCTTCTTGCCTGCTAGCGCCCAAAAAAGAGAGTTTTCCGATCAATACCGCATCGACCGGCGCGTACAGCTCGACACCCGCCGGGAAGGCGACAGTCTGCGAGTTTATTTGCGCTTTCCGAATGGCAACACAGTTCAACAGGGTCAACCGCTGCGCATCGCGGCTTGGCCGACGTATGACGCGCGTCGCCCACTCTGGACCGATACGGTCCGCCACTTCGCACGGCGCATTCGCCCCGACGGCACAGCGGCCCGGGTGGACTTTTGTTTGCCTATCGCCAAATTAACTAGTGGCACGGTACTCAGCATGGCCTGCGCGCCCGCCGCCGAGGCTGCTACCGGCGACGCAGCTTGGTTACCCCTAACCTCCAGCCTACTTTCCCGGCCTTATCTGCTCACCGATACCTTAGGAACACCGTTGATGCGTCGCTCTGTGCGAGCTGGCGAAGTATTTTATGTGGACCGTTACGGCCAAGATTTGCCGGTGCTGGTGCGCCAGTATGCAGCCCCTTTCGTGCCTTCGTTGCCACCCCACGCCAACCCGGCCAGTCAGTCGTCGACTTCTCCTACCCTTTCCGTTAGCGATTCGCTAGCCTTTGCAGCAGGCTTGCCCGTGGTGTTGCCGAAAGCAGGGCTTTATACGGTGCGCCTCGCTGGCGAAAGAGGCGTGATGGGCATCTTGGTTACCGATGAAGATTATCCCGAACTCACGACGGCCGATGAGTTGATTCAGCCCTTGGTCTATTTGACTACTTCGGCGGAGCGCAAAAAGCTCTACGATGCACCCAACCCCAAACGGGCAGTAGACCAATTTTGGTTGAATGCTGCCACCGGGCAGCAGGCCATAGCTCGGCAGGCTATCCGGACGTACTACGGCCGAACTAAAGCAGCCAACCAATTATTTGTTGCGCACAAAGCCGGCTGGATGACTGACCGCGGCATGTTGTATATAGCCATAGGACCACCTGACGCCGTATATCGTACGGCTCAGGAGGAACGCTGGGTATATCACGGCACAGATAATGGGGCATCTTCTGCCTACACGTTCCGGTGGAAACCCAGTACCTTTGCCCCCGAACACTATGAATTGGTGCGCCGGCCGGAGTACGAACGTCTTTGGTATGCCGCCGTGGAGCAATGGAGAAAAGCAACGACGACCGCCCTCGGCCGCTAA
- a CDS encoding mannose-1-phosphate guanylyltransferase, whose translation MMQHTYLVVMAGGIGSRFWPFSRTNHPKQFHDVLGVGRSMLQLTVDRFAGICPPENVFVVTNRDYKELVQQHLPDLPVDQILGEPIGRNTAPCIAYASYCIAKRDPQAVIVVSPADHAVLREEEFRHIISQAVDVARTHEVLITLGIQPSRPDTGYGYIQYIDDEASSLPNGLKKVKTFTEKPNLELAQMFLQSGDFLWNSGLFVWRADVIVQAFHQYLSDIAEVFDDGQDQLGTDQEENFISEAYSRCRNISIDYGIMEKADNVFVLPADFGWSDLGTWDSLHRMGRRDENNNVIDGDAILYDTTECVIKTPSERLVVVQGLDGYIIAEYDNVLLICKRTEEQRVKEFVADVKAKKGVGYN comes from the coding sequence ATGATGCAACACACCTATCTCGTCGTAATGGCGGGCGGTATCGGTAGCCGCTTTTGGCCCTTTAGCCGCACCAATCATCCCAAACAATTTCATGATGTATTAGGCGTGGGTCGCTCGATGCTCCAACTGACCGTAGACCGGTTTGCGGGTATCTGCCCACCAGAAAATGTATTCGTAGTTACCAATAGAGATTATAAGGAGTTAGTACAGCAGCATCTGCCTGATCTGCCTGTCGACCAAATTCTAGGAGAGCCTATCGGACGTAACACTGCCCCTTGCATAGCCTATGCTAGCTATTGCATTGCGAAGCGTGATCCGCAAGCTGTTATCGTAGTGTCGCCGGCTGACCATGCCGTGCTACGCGAAGAAGAGTTTCGGCACATCATTAGCCAAGCTGTTGACGTAGCGCGCACGCACGAGGTGCTCATTACGCTTGGCATTCAGCCTTCCCGCCCTGATACGGGCTATGGCTACATCCAATACATCGACGACGAAGCCAGCAGCCTACCCAACGGCTTAAAAAAGGTGAAGACCTTTACGGAGAAGCCGAACCTAGAACTTGCGCAAATGTTCCTGCAAAGCGGTGACTTCCTCTGGAATTCAGGCCTATTTGTGTGGCGTGCTGATGTTATCGTGCAGGCTTTCCACCAGTACCTGAGCGACATTGCCGAGGTGTTCGACGACGGCCAGGATCAGTTGGGTACCGATCAAGAAGAAAACTTTATCTCGGAGGCTTACTCTCGTTGCCGCAACATCAGCATCGATTACGGCATCATGGAAAAGGCCGACAACGTGTTCGTGCTGCCCGCCGACTTCGGTTGGAGCGACCTGGGTACCTGGGATTCGCTGCACCGCATGGGCCGCCGCGACGAAAATAACAACGTTATCGACGGCGACGCCATTCTTTACGACACCACAGAGTGCGTTATCAAGACGCCATCTGAGCGCCTGGTAGTCGTGCAAGGTCTTGATGGCTACATCATTGCAGAGTACGACAATGTGCTGCTCATTTGCAAGCGCACTGAAGAGCAACGAGTAAAGGAATTTGTGGCCGACGTAAAAGCTAAGAAGGGAGTAGGGTACAACTAA
- a CDS encoding KpsF/GutQ family sugar-phosphate isomerase codes for MKPQNELHSIAKKVLLSEAEAIMGVAEAIQQTPDFALCVGAILALQGRVVVTGIGKSAHIASKIVATLNSTGTPALFMHAADAIHGDLGMIQPEDFVVAISKSGDTPEIKVLVPLLKRKGVPMAALVSNADSYLALHADYILHAPVTREACPHNLAPTTSTTAALALGDALAVCLLESRDFTRQDFARLHPGGTLGKQLYLKVGDLSRQNQQPQVLDNAPLKEIILEISGKRLGATAVLDAAGNLRGIITDGDLRRMLSAFAGRLEDVRASDILTPNPVAVDIDDFAVEALARMQERNITQLIVTEQGQFCGFIHLHDLLREGLV; via the coding sequence TTGAAACCGCAAAACGAACTTCATTCCATTGCAAAAAAAGTGCTGCTCAGTGAAGCGGAAGCAATCATGGGTGTGGCAGAGGCCATTCAGCAGACGCCTGATTTTGCATTATGTGTGGGCGCAATTCTTGCTTTGCAGGGCCGGGTAGTGGTTACAGGCATTGGCAAGAGCGCGCACATTGCCAGCAAAATTGTGGCTACGCTCAATTCCACGGGTACTCCAGCCCTCTTTATGCACGCCGCCGACGCTATTCACGGCGACTTAGGCATGATACAGCCCGAAGATTTTGTGGTAGCTATCAGCAAGAGTGGCGACACGCCCGAAATAAAAGTGCTGGTGCCGCTGCTCAAACGCAAAGGCGTACCCATGGCTGCCCTCGTCAGCAATGCTGACTCTTACCTAGCCTTGCATGCCGACTACATCCTGCATGCCCCTGTCACGCGCGAGGCCTGCCCGCACAACCTAGCCCCGACCACCAGTACCACTGCGGCCCTCGCCCTCGGCGACGCCTTGGCGGTGTGTTTGCTGGAAAGCCGGGACTTCACGCGGCAAGATTTTGCCCGCTTGCACCCAGGCGGTACTCTTGGCAAGCAGCTTTATTTGAAAGTAGGTGATTTGAGCCGGCAGAACCAGCAACCCCAAGTGCTAGACAACGCGCCGCTCAAAGAAATAATCCTCGAAATATCAGGCAAACGGCTTGGTGCTACAGCCGTGCTTGACGCGGCCGGAAACCTCCGGGGAATTATTACGGATGGCGACTTGCGCCGGATGCTCAGTGCCTTTGCGGGTCGCTTAGAAGATGTGCGCGCCAGCGATATTCTTACGCCCAACCCTGTAGCAGTTGATATAGATGATTTCGCAGTGGAAGCCTTGGCCCGGATGCAAGAGCGCAACATCACGCAGCTTATTGTGACAGAACAGGGCCAGTTCTGCGGATTTATCCACCTGCACGATTTGCTACGTGAAGGGCTTGTGTAA
- the recQ gene encoding DNA helicase RecQ: MSMPAVNNVISQGADLKGKLKEVFGYGQFRGTQEAIIQNVIEGHNTFVIMPTGAGKSLCYQLPALVLPGTAIVISPLIALMKNQVDQLNAFGVNAQFLNSTLTKAEMNRVKKDVISGEVKLLYVAPESLTKDETIDFLQKATVSFVAIDEAHCISEWGHDFRPEYRRIRGIIDNIGQVPIIALTATATPKVQLDIQKNLQMDDASVFKTSFNRTNLYYEVRPKHNTKKQLIQYVKQRKGLAGIIYCLSRKKVEEIAELLKVNDVRALPYHAGLDPHVRMANQDAFLNEDCDVIVATIAFGMGIDKPDVRFVIHYDTPKSIEGYYQETGRGGRDGLDGDCLMFYSYDDIVKLEKFNKDKPVTERDNSKLLLQEMANYADSAVCRRKQLLHYFGEHFEKDCGFCDNCKHPKERFEAQREVELALKAVVQTEQRFGLDHIGTVLMGMNNAHVESYGHNGLPIYGQGKDHDAQYWHSLLRQCLIFGLLEKDIENFGVVKISEKGMDFIENPYSMKLTKDHDYDEEVKEEQEQEEVQQAAGHDEALFEMLKALRKKIAKEKELPPYVLFQDPSLKEMATTFPTKLEELAHVGGVGQGKAQKFGPPFLALIKKYVEENDIMTASDVVVKSAVNKSKIKIYIIQQIDKKMDLEEIASSKGIDMRELMEEIEHICYAGTKLNLDYYINGILDEERQEEIYDYFMSANTDNIAVALKELGTDDYTEEDLRLMRIKFLSEVAN; the protein is encoded by the coding sequence ATGTCAATGCCAGCCGTGAACAATGTAATCAGCCAAGGAGCTGATTTGAAGGGCAAGTTAAAGGAAGTTTTTGGGTACGGGCAGTTCCGCGGTACGCAGGAAGCCATTATCCAGAACGTTATTGAGGGGCATAATACCTTCGTTATAATGCCTACCGGAGCCGGCAAAAGCCTTTGCTACCAGCTCCCAGCCCTGGTACTGCCCGGCACGGCCATTGTTATCTCTCCGCTTATCGCCCTGATGAAAAATCAGGTGGACCAGCTTAATGCCTTCGGCGTGAATGCCCAGTTCCTGAACTCGACCTTAACCAAGGCCGAAATGAACCGGGTGAAGAAAGACGTGATTAGCGGCGAGGTAAAGCTGCTCTATGTAGCGCCCGAGTCGCTGACCAAAGACGAAACCATCGATTTTCTGCAGAAAGCTACCGTTTCGTTCGTCGCCATCGACGAGGCGCACTGTATTTCGGAATGGGGCCACGATTTCCGGCCGGAGTACCGCCGGATTCGCGGCATCATCGACAATATTGGGCAGGTACCTATTATTGCCCTCACGGCCACTGCCACGCCCAAGGTGCAGCTCGACATCCAGAAAAACCTGCAGATGGACGATGCGAGTGTCTTTAAAACGTCGTTCAATCGCACTAACCTCTACTACGAAGTTCGGCCCAAGCACAACACCAAAAAGCAGCTGATTCAGTATGTGAAGCAGCGCAAAGGCTTGGCCGGTATTATTTATTGCCTCAGCCGCAAAAAGGTAGAAGAAATTGCTGAGCTGCTGAAAGTCAATGATGTCCGGGCCCTCCCCTACCACGCTGGCCTCGACCCGCACGTGCGCATGGCCAACCAAGACGCTTTCCTCAACGAGGACTGCGACGTGATTGTGGCGACCATTGCCTTTGGTATGGGCATCGACAAACCCGACGTGCGCTTCGTGATTCACTACGACACTCCGAAGAGCATCGAGGGCTACTATCAGGAAACCGGCCGCGGCGGCCGCGACGGCCTCGATGGCGACTGCCTGATGTTCTACAGCTATGATGACATCGTGAAGCTGGAGAAATTCAACAAAGACAAGCCCGTAACGGAGCGCGACAACAGCAAGCTGCTGCTCCAAGAAATGGCCAACTATGCCGACTCGGCGGTGTGTCGGCGCAAGCAGTTGCTGCATTACTTCGGCGAGCATTTCGAGAAAGATTGCGGCTTCTGTGACAACTGCAAGCACCCAAAGGAACGGTTTGAAGCGCAACGCGAGGTGGAACTAGCCTTGAAAGCAGTTGTGCAGACCGAGCAGCGTTTCGGCCTCGACCACATCGGCACTGTGCTGATGGGCATGAACAATGCCCACGTAGAAAGCTACGGCCACAATGGCTTGCCCATCTACGGTCAAGGAAAGGACCACGACGCGCAGTATTGGCATTCGCTGTTGCGGCAGTGTTTGATCTTTGGTTTATTAGAGAAAGACATCGAGAATTTCGGTGTCGTAAAAATCTCCGAAAAGGGAATGGACTTCATTGAAAATCCTTATTCAATGAAGCTCACGAAGGACCACGACTACGACGAAGAAGTGAAAGAAGAGCAGGAGCAAGAAGAGGTGCAGCAAGCCGCTGGCCACGACGAAGCCCTGTTCGAGATGCTGAAAGCCCTTCGGAAGAAGATTGCCAAGGAAAAGGAACTGCCACCCTACGTTCTCTTTCAGGATCCGTCGCTCAAGGAAATGGCTACTACGTTCCCAACTAAGCTGGAGGAACTAGCCCACGTGGGAGGTGTCGGCCAAGGCAAGGCGCAGAAGTTTGGGCCTCCATTTTTGGCGCTCATCAAGAAATACGTCGAGGAAAACGACATCATGACGGCCTCCGACGTGGTAGTGAAGTCAGCCGTTAACAAGTCGAAAATCAAGATTTATATCATTCAGCAGATCGATAAGAAGATGGACCTAGAGGAAATTGCTTCCTCGAAGGGCATCGATATGCGCGAGTTGATGGAAGAAATCGAGCATATCTGCTACGCTGGCACCAAGCTCAACCTCGACTATTATATCAACGGCATTCTGGACGAAGAGCGCCAAGAGGAAATCTACGACTACTTCATGTCTGCTAATACCGACAACATTGCGGTAGCCCTCAAAGAGCTAGGCACCGACGACTACACCGAAGAGGACCTACGCC